Below is a window of Stappia sp. DNA.
AGCACGGCAGCGGCCGCGTAAAGCCCCTTGCGCGACTTCTCCTCGGGAGCGGCGGCGATCTCCTCCTCGGAGTGCGGCGGCAGCACCCCATGCCCGCCGAGCTTCGGATCGCCCTCGCGCATCGCCTGGGCCACCGCATCGAGATCATAGCCACCCGGCGGGGGCGGCGCTTCCTGCGGATCCTCGTAGCGGGGATCGTCGTAGCGGGGATCCTCATGGAGCGCCTCGTCGAAGCGCGGATCCTCGAACTGCCGCGCGTCATGGCGCGCGTCGACGGCAGCATAGGCCGGCGCGGCCCGGTCGTGGCGCGCAGCCGGCGCGTTTTCCTCCGGCGCCATCAGCAGATCGTCGAAACCGCCGTCGTCCTCGGCCGGACGCAGATCCCAGTCGTCGGCGGGCGCGGCAACCGGCTCCGGCGCGCGCGGCGCGTTCAGCGCCTGAAGCAGTTCATCCTCGAGCGACGCGGTCAGATCGTCCGTGAGCCCCCGGCGGCCAGGGGCCGCCACGCTCGCGGCATCGTCCGCGAAGGACGGCTCGACCGGCGCGTGCTCGCCCACCTGCGGACCGCGTGCCGGCTCCTGCCAGACACCCGCCAGGCTCGCCTCCAGCGCGCCGGGCGCCAGCGGGTCGTCGTCCCCATGCACGTCATCGGCAGGCGCGTCGCCGGCGGGCGCATCATAGCCCCACTCCCCTGAGGCCGGATCCTCGACGGCGGGCTGGTAGGCCTCGGCAGGCCCCGCCCCCGGGGCGGACCACGCATCGCCGGACCAGTTTTCACCGTACTCGGGCTGTGCATAACCGGATGCGCCATCATCGCCGTAAGCGTCACCGCCCCGCGCGTCGGCGTAGGGATCAGCGGCCTGCGGGTCGGCCGCATGCGGTTCCAGGGCGTCGAACTCGGAGGCATAGGCGTCGCGCGCATACGGATCCTGCGGCGCCGCGACGGGGCTTTGCACATCCCAGTCGGAACCCGGCTGCGACGTGTCGTGAAAATCGGGACCGCGAACCTCGTATCCGCCGGCCTCACCCGCGCCGGCGGGCACCGCGCGCGATCCGGCGGCATGAGCGTCGGACGCGTAGGGATCAACCGAATAAGGATCGGCGGCATAGGGATCGGCCACGGAATAATCCGGCTGCGCCTCGGCCGGCCTCTCCGCCGGCTGCGGCGGCTCGAACTGCGGCTCCGCGCGCGCCACCGGGCGAAACTGATCGTTCCCCTCGCTGACGATGCGGGCCAGTTCGACCAGCGGATCTTCCTCGACGCCGCCGTGACCATTTCCGAGGGACCGCTCCGCGTCACGATCGCTCGGGTCGCTCTGCGGATGGTTCGAACGATTGGTCATGATGTACTGAACTTTCCCGCTTCATCGGCGGCAGCACATCGCCTGCCGCCGCATTACCCCTCCGCCTTCACCGCATCTCTTCCGGCGCCGCCACGCCCAACAGGCAGAGACCCGAGGCAAGAACCGAAGAGACCGCATGTACGAGACCTAGGCGGGCCAATGTTAGTTGTCGATCTTCAGGGTTAATAAAACGTAATTGCGGCAAATCCTTGCCTCTGTTCCAGTGCGAATGCAGGGCACTGGCAAGGTCGTGCAGGTAGAACGCGACCCTGTGCGGCTCGTGTGCTTCCGCGGCGCTTTCCACAAGCCGCGGCCAGGCGGCGAGGCGCGCGGCGATGTCGCGCTCCCCCTCGTCGCTCAGCAGCGAGAAATCGCTTGTCGCAAGGGCGGCCGGCGCGGTGTCGATATCCGGCATCTCCTCGCGCGCCTGCCGCAGCACCGAGCGGCAGCGGGCATGGCCGTACTGAACGTAGAAGACGGGGTTGTCCTTCGACTGCTCGGTGACCTTCTGGAAGTCGAAATCGAGCGGCGCGTCATTCTTGCGGAAGAGCATCATGAAGCGCACCGGGTCGCGGCCAACCTCCTCCACAACGTCGCGCAGCGTGACGAAATCGCCCGCCCGCTTCGACATGCGCACCGGCTCGCCGGCGCGGAAGAGCTTCACCAGCTGGCACAGCCGCACCACGACGCGCGCGTCGCCGTCAGAGATCGCCCGGCCGACCGCCTCGAGCCGCTTCACGTAGCCGCCGTGGTCGGCGCCCAGGATGAAGATCATCTCCCGGAAGCCGCGCTCGTACTTGGAGAGCATATAGGCGACGTCGGCGGCGAAATACGTGTAGCTGCCGTCGGACTTCTTCAGCGGCCGGTCGATGTCGTCGCCATATTCGGTCGCGCGGAAAAGCGTCTGCTCGCGGTCTTCCCAGTCCTCCGGCACCTGCCCCTTGGGCGGCGGCAGCGTACCCTCGTAGACGAGATCGCGCGCCCGCAGGACATCGAGCATCTTGTCGATCTCCGAGCCGTTGGAGTCGTCGCGGGCGTGCAGCGTGCGCTCGGAGAAGAACAGGTCGTGGTGGACGTTGAGCAGCGCCAGATCGGCGCGGATCAGATCCATCATCGCGGCGACGGTGAACTCCTTGACGAGGGCGAGGCTGTCCGCCTCGTCCATGTCCAGCAGCGCGCGGCCGTGCGCCTCGGCCAGCGCCCGGCCGACCGGCACCAGATAGTCGCCCGGATAGAGCCCGTCGGGGATCGCGCCGATTTCCTCGCCCAGCGCCTCGCGGTAGCGCAGGAAGGCGGAGCGCGCGAGCACGTCGATCTGCGCGCCCGCGTCGTTGATGTAATATTCCTTCGTCACGTCGTAGCCGGCGAAGGCGAGAAGCTGCGCCAGCGCATCGCCCACCACCGCGCCCCGGCAATGGCCGACATGCATCGGTCCGGTCGGATTGGCGGAAACATATTCGACGTTGACCTTCAGCCCGCCGCCCATGGTGGAGCGACCGAAATCGCCCCCCGCGCCCAGCACCGCGCGCAGCACCTGCGTCCACACCTCGCCCGACAGGCGGAAGTTCAGGAAGCCCGGCCCCGCGACCTCCGCCGTCTCGATGCCGTCGCGCCCCTTGAGCTCGCCCGCCAGCGCCTCGGCGATGTCGCGCGGCTTCGCCTTCAGCGGCTTGGCCAGCACCATGGCGGCATTGGTCGCCAGATCGCCATGCGCGCTGTCGCGCGGCGGCTCCACCACGCAGCGGGCCAGCATCTCGGGCGTCAGATCCGCCTCCGGATGCAGCCGCTGGACGGCGGAACGGACGAGGTCGGCATAATGGGTGAAGATGTTCATCGCTGCTCTCTCAGGCGGGCCCACGGGCTCCGGCACGAACGCTCCGGCACGGTCGTCGCGGGGCATGACACCCGAAACGGCGGCCTGACACGTCGGCGTGCGGACAAACGGGACGATTGGCGCGCGACCTACCCCAATTCCGGGGTGTGGTCAAACAGGCGCCGGTGCTCGTCGATGGCGAAACGGTCGGTCATTCCGGCGACGAAATCGCAGACCCGACGCGCCAGCCGTTCCGGCTCGTCCGGGCCCACGCCGCGCCGCCATTCCTCGGGCATGTCCTGCGGGCGCGCCACATAGGCGTCGAACAGCTCCCGCACCACCGCCGACACCTGGCGGCGGACCGCCAGCACCGCCTCGTTGCGGTAGAGATTGGCGAAGAGAAACGCCTTCACGCCCTTTTCCGCGCTGCGCATCCCCTCGGAAAAGGTAACGATCGGCCGGCCGGCCTGACGGATGTCCTCCACGCTCGACGGGGTCAGTTCGGCGATGCGGCGCACGGATTCGGCGATCACGTCCTCCACCATCCGCGTGATCGAGCGGCGGACGATCTCGTGGATGCGGCGCGGCGTCTCCAGATCCGGATATCGCGCATCCACCTCGGCCAGAATGTCGGCGAGGAAGGGCACGTCGCGGATCTGCTCGATGGTCAGGAGCCCGGCGCGCAACCCGTCGTCGAGATCGTGCGCGTCATAGGCGATGTCGTCGGCGATGGCCGCCGCCTGCGCCTCCGCGCTCGGCCAGGTGTCGAGCCGCAGGTCCTGGCGGCGGGCATGGGCGCGAATGGCGAAGGGCAGCTCGGAGCCCGCGAACTTGCCGAGCGGCGCCCCGGTGCCGTCGACCAGCGGACCGTTGTGCTTGACCAGCCCCTCCAGCGTTTCCCAGCTCAGGTTGAGGCCGTCGAACTCGGCATAGCGGAGCTCCAGACTGGTGACGATGCGCAGCGACTGCGCATTGTGGTCGAAGCCGCCGTAGGGCGCCATGCAGGCGTCCATCACGTCCTCGCCCTCATGTCCGAAGGGTGTGTGCCCCAGGTCGTGCGCGAGCGCGAGGCATTCGGCCAGATCCTCGTCGAGCCGCAGGGCGCGGGCGAGCGAGCGCGCGATCTGCGACACCTCGATCGTATGCGTCAGCCGAGTGCGGAAATGATCGCCCTCGTGATAGACGAAGACCTGCGTCTTGTGCTTCAGCCGGCGAAAGGCGGTGGAGTGGATGATGCGGTCGCGGTCGCGCTGATAGGGCGTGCGCGTCGGGCTCTCGGGCTCGCGGTGCAGCCGCCCGGCGCTCGCGCCGGGATCGGTGGCATAGGGCGCGCGCGGCTGAGCGCCATATCCAAGCGGTGCGATCATCTGCTCTCCCCGTTGTCCCGGTCCGCCGTCGCCCGCCCCCGCCGGATCCCGGGTGCGGCCCTTGCGGCACGCCCCGGCGCGGTTGACGCAGGCTCGCCGTGTTCATACCTATCTGGTAACGTCTTGCACAGGGATGACGCTGGCGGAACCGGTGTTTGCAATCGCCTCCGCCGAGCGGTCCCGTCGAGACACACGCAACTCCGGCCGCCGGCGCGCGGCCTCCCGCTGCGCACCGCGCACGGGGAGAGGACATGAGGTCACGACCATGACCATGGATAGCATGACCACCACGAGCACAAGCGGGGACCGCGTCGCGGAGCAAGCCACCGGCGTGTCCCTAAGCGATTCGGCCGTGCGCCGCATCGCCCGGATCCTGTCCGACGAGCCGGCCGGCACGATGCTGCGCGTCAGCGTCGAGGGCGGCGGCTGCTCGGGCTTCCAGTACAAATACGATCTGACGCAAAGCCGTGAGGACGACGATATCGTGCTCGCGCGCGATGGCGCGACCGTGCTGATCGACCCGGTCTCGCTGGAGTACATGGGCGGCTCCGTCATCGACTTCGTCGACGACATCATGGGCCAGTCCTTCCAGATCCGGAATCCGCTGGCCACCGCCGGCTGCGGCTGCGGCACCAGCTTCTCGATCTGACCTCCCCTCCCGCACGCCGGATGGACCGCTTGAAAATCGCGACCTGGAACATCAACGGCGTGAAGGCGCGCCACGACGTCCTTCTGGCCTGGCTCGAGGAAGCCGCGCCCGATATCGCCTGCCTTCAGGAAATCAAGTCGGTGGACGACGCCTTTCCGGGCACGGCGTTCGAAGAGCTCGGCTACCGCGTCGAGACCCACGGCCAGAAAGGGTTCAACGGCGTCGCCATCCTCAGCAAGGTGCCGCTGGACGACGTCTCGCGCGGCCTGCCCGGCGACGAGACCGACACCCAGGCCCGCTACATCGAAGCCACGCTCGCCCACGAGGGACGCCCGCTGCGCGTCGGCTGCCTCTATCTGCCGAACGGCAACCCCCTCGGCACCGAGAAGTTCGATTACAAGCTCGACTGGATGGCGCGGCTCGAACGCCACGCCCGGGCCTGCCTGGAGCGGGAAGAAGCGTTTCTTCTGCTCGGCGACTACAACGTCATCCCCGAGCCGCGCGACGCCCGCAATCCGCAGAACTGGACCGACGACGCCCTGTTCCAGCCCGAAAGCCGCAGTGCCTTTCGCGCGCTGACCAACCTCGGCCTGGCCGACGCCGTGCGACTGGCGAACCAGGACGAGGCCGTCTTCACCTTCTGGGACTATCAGGCCGGCGCCTGGCAGAAGAACAACGGCATCCGCATCGATCATGTTCTGATGTCGCCGGAGGCGACCGACCGGCTCGACGGCGTGGGCATCGACGCCCATGTGCGCGGCTGGGAGAAGCCCTCCGATCACGTGCCGGTCTGGGTGACGCTCGCCGCCTGACGCGCACGCGCGCACCGGGCGGGCGAACACGCCGCCATCCTTGCCGTGAAACCACCGCGATTCGTGCTAGGATGACGTATGGGCATCCGGCATTCGATCATACGACCGACCATCGGGACGACACGACGCGACGTGACTATGGTTGCGCTCTTTGCCCTTCTGGCCGGCCTTTCGATACCGTCGGGCGGATCACACGCCGCCGACGCCCCGGCCGCGTCCGGATCGACGGCCACCGTCACGGATACGGGCACGACCGCGACCGTCGCATCAAGCGCCTTGCCGAAGCCGAATGTGCCCTGCACCTGCCGTTTCCGTGGCGAGGATTACCAGATCGGCGAAATCGCCTGTCTCAAGGGACCGCAGGGCCCGCGCCTCGCGCGCTGCGACATGACCCTCAACAACACCAGCTGGATATTCCTGGACGTCGGCTGTCCCACGATGTGAGGCACCCGACCAGACTGGATCGCGCGGCCATGGCGGCCGGCGCCTGCGCGTGTGACCTCTTTCGACAGCCCGCTCGACACCCCTCTTTCGAGTGAGGGTCTCTTTCAATTGAAGGTCGCACCTGCCTGACGCAAGGGCGCGGTTGTCCGCTGTCAGACGCCCCACATCTCCGAAATTGCCATTTCGCCAGGTCGCCGGAAGGTTGCCCGGCCAGCGGACGCCGGCGAGCGGACGCCGGCCGGCGATCACCGATGGGCGTCGGCCACCACCGCCGTGTTGCGGTCCATCCAGCGGTCCGCGAGCGCGGTCGCGTTGCGGCGCACCGTCTCGTCGGCGAGGCCGAACCGGCGCTCGTGCAGCTCCGAGATCCAGCCCGCATCGGCGCCGCCGCTGCGCCGCTGCGCGATGGTCAGCCACATCAGCCCGGTGATCCGGTTGTCGGTGCCGTGGAAGTCGCCGTCGAACAGCAACGCCCCGAGCCGGGCCTGCGCGGGCACATGCCCCTTCTTCGCCGCGAGCTTCAGCCAGCGCGCCGCCATTCGCGGATCGCGGTCGCTCTCGTCGAGGAACAGGATCCCCAGCCGGTACTGCGCGTTGGCATCGCCGAAATAGGAGGCGGCATAGGTGAAGATCTCGCGCGCCCGGGCCACATTCGGCTGGATCGCGCTGTCGGTGATGCCGGTGAGATAATAGGAGCCCAGTTCCACGAAGGCGCTGGCCACGAAGGGCGCGCGCGGCGACGTCGGGCTGTCGTCGGCATAGGCGGTCGCGATCTGGCGGAAATACTCGAACGCCTTGATGTCGTCCTCCTGGACGCCATCGCCATGGGCGTACATCCGCCCGAGCTTCCACGCCGCGAGGGGGTGCCCCTTCTCCGCCGCGAAACGCAGGCTGTCGAGGGCGAGTTCCTTCTCGCCCGCGTAGTAAAACCGGGTTCCGGCCCGCAGGGCCTCGCCCGGGGAAAGATCGCTCGCATCGGGAAGCGCGCCCGACATTCGGGCCGCGGCATCCGCCGCGCTGTCCTGCGCCACCGCAGGTGCGGTTGCACAAAGGCCCAGCAGCAGCGCGCCGATACAGCGCGAAACAGTGATCCGCATCATCTAACGCCTCATGCGCCCCAACCCGACCGTGAGCCGGGTGCGCCCGCGAAGTCTTTTCGTCCGTCCGGCCCCGCCGGATCGCGGCGCATTGCCGCGCTTGCGAGGCCCTCGCAGGTTTTGCCAAGACGGTCGCCGTCGCCACGCCGACCGTCTGCCGATCCAGGCCCCCTCGCCACGGCATTACCGCTACAGCATTACGGTGGCCGCATTTTGTCGCGAAGCCGGCCACGAAATGGCCCTGCGACACGGCTCCTCGGAGAGGCGCCGCCGAGCGTCGGAGCGCCGCGGGCCGGGCCCGGAACCGAGCGCTATCATTCGCCTGCCAAACATGGCCGAAACGGGGCATATTCCCGTGACTGAGTCCAAATCGCCGCAGGTGTTGCACCCTCGCCACAATGGCGGACGGCAGCGCCCCACGGTGGGAAAACGGCGCCTTCGAGGGGAACGCGCCCGGGCGGCCCCGGACCTTCGGCGGGCCGATCTAGCCGGCCACCGCGATCACGACGGCATTGATCGCAAGCAGTGCCGCCGCGACCAGATCGAGCCGCCCTCCCGCGAAGCGGTTCCGCACTCCGATCTTCAATTTGCCGGTGGATTTCATCGGCTCCTCCTCCCTTCGTGCCGCCGCCGCGCGGCGCTTGTCTCGACATCGCAAAGATGATAGCGCCAACGCGTTGAAGAACGGTTTGCGCGACGTCGCATGGCGAAACGCTTTGCCGCAGCCCCCACGCTTGGCAGAATCGGGACCGATTCGGGCGGGGCGACCGTCCGTAACGGGCATCTTCGCCCTTCGATTGGGCACTCTATGAGCACAGACGACGACCTGTTTTCAGACGCCGCGCCAGCCCCACGGCCGAAGCGGACGCCTGCCGCAGCCGGCGCCGCGGCGAAGGCCGCCCCCGCGCGTGCCGTCGCCTCCGTGTCCGCGCCTGCGTCGGACGGCGACTACACGGCGGAACACATCGAGGTCCTGGAAGGGCTCGAGCCGGTGCGCCGCCGCCCCGGCATGTACATCGGCGGCACCGACGAGCGCGCCCTGCATCATCTCTTCGCCGAGGTGATCGACAACTCCATGGACGAGGCCGTCGCCGGCCACGCGAGCTGGATCGAGGTCAGCCTCGGCGCGGACGGCTATCTGACGGTCACCGACAACGGACGCGGCATCCCCGTCGACCCGCACCCCAAGCACCGGGACAAGTCGGCGCTCGAGGTCATCATGACCACGCTTCATGCGGGCGGGAAGTTCGACAGCAAGGTCTACGAGACCTCCGGCGGCCTGCACGGCGTGGGCGTCTCGGTGGTCAACGCGCTGTCCGACGATCTGACGGTCGAGGTCGCACGCGCCCGCAAGCTCTACCGCCAGCGCTTCCAGCGCGGCATTCCGCAAGGCCCGCTGGAGTGCGTCGGCGACGTACAGAACCGGCGCGGCACGCTGGTGCGCTTTCGCCCCGACCCGGAGATCTTCGGCAAGGGCGCGACCTTCAAGGCGGCGCGCCTGTTCAAGATGGCCCGCTCCAAGGCCTATCTCTTTTCCGGCGTCGAGATCCGCTGGCGCTGTGCGCCGGAACTGGTCACCGGGCGCGACGACGTCACCGCCGAGGCGACGTTCCACTTCCCCGGCGGGCTGAAGGACTATCTCGGTGACGCGCTTGGCAAGGAACGCCGCGTTCTCGACGACATCTTCGCCGGCAGCACCAAGGACACCGGGCGCCACGGCTCCGTCGAATGGGCGGTGACATGGTTCGCCGGCGACGGCTTCGTGCAGTCCTACTGCAACACGGTCCCGACGCCCGAAGGCGGCGCCCATGAGACCGGCCTGCGCTATGCGCTGCTGCGCGGGCTCAAGGCCTATGGCGAGTTGATCGGCAACAAGAAGGTCTCGCTGATCACCGGCGACGACATTCTCACCTCCGCCGGCGCCATGCTGTCGGTGTTCATCCGCGAGCCG
It encodes the following:
- the argS gene encoding arginine--tRNA ligase, whose translation is MNIFTHYADLVRSAVQRLHPEADLTPEMLARCVVEPPRDSAHGDLATNAAMVLAKPLKAKPRDIAEALAGELKGRDGIETAEVAGPGFLNFRLSGEVWTQVLRAVLGAGGDFGRSTMGGGLKVNVEYVSANPTGPMHVGHCRGAVVGDALAQLLAFAGYDVTKEYYINDAGAQIDVLARSAFLRYREALGEEIGAIPDGLYPGDYLVPVGRALAEAHGRALLDMDEADSLALVKEFTVAAMMDLIRADLALLNVHHDLFFSERTLHARDDSNGSEIDKMLDVLRARDLVYEGTLPPPKGQVPEDWEDREQTLFRATEYGDDIDRPLKKSDGSYTYFAADVAYMLSKYERGFREMIFILGADHGGYVKRLEAVGRAISDGDARVVVRLCQLVKLFRAGEPVRMSKRAGDFVTLRDVVEEVGRDPVRFMMLFRKNDAPLDFDFQKVTEQSKDNPVFYVQYGHARCRSVLRQAREEMPDIDTAPAALATSDFSLLSDEGERDIAARLAAWPRLVESAAEAHEPHRVAFYLHDLASALHSHWNRGKDLPQLRFINPEDRQLTLARLGLVHAVSSVLASGLCLLGVAAPEEMR
- a CDS encoding iron-sulfur cluster assembly accessory protein, yielding MDSMTTTSTSGDRVAEQATGVSLSDSAVRRIARILSDEPAGTMLRVSVEGGGCSGFQYKYDLTQSREDDDIVLARDGATVLIDPVSLEYMGGSVIDFVDDIMGQSFQIRNPLATAGCGCGTSFSI
- a CDS encoding deoxyguanosinetriphosphate triphosphohydrolase → MIAPLGYGAQPRAPYATDPGASAGRLHREPESPTRTPYQRDRDRIIHSTAFRRLKHKTQVFVYHEGDHFRTRLTHTIEVSQIARSLARALRLDEDLAECLALAHDLGHTPFGHEGEDVMDACMAPYGGFDHNAQSLRIVTSLELRYAEFDGLNLSWETLEGLVKHNGPLVDGTGAPLGKFAGSELPFAIRAHARRQDLRLDTWPSAEAQAAAIADDIAYDAHDLDDGLRAGLLTIEQIRDVPFLADILAEVDARYPDLETPRRIHEIVRRSITRMVEDVIAESVRRIAELTPSSVEDIRQAGRPIVTFSEGMRSAEKGVKAFLFANLYRNEAVLAVRRQVSAVVRELFDAYVARPQDMPEEWRRGVGPDEPERLARRVCDFVAGMTDRFAIDEHRRLFDHTPELG
- a CDS encoding tetratricopeptide repeat protein, producing MMRITVSRCIGALLLGLCATAPAVAQDSAADAAARMSGALPDASDLSPGEALRAGTRFYYAGEKELALDSLRFAAEKGHPLAAWKLGRMYAHGDGVQEDDIKAFEYFRQIATAYADDSPTSPRAPFVASAFVELGSYYLTGITDSAIQPNVARAREIFTYAASYFGDANAQYRLGILFLDESDRDPRMAARWLKLAAKKGHVPAQARLGALLFDGDFHGTDNRITGLMWLTIAQRRSGGADAGWISELHERRFGLADETVRRNATALADRWMDRNTAVVADAHR
- the parE gene encoding DNA topoisomerase IV subunit B, with the protein product MSTDDDLFSDAAPAPRPKRTPAAAGAAAKAAPARAVASVSAPASDGDYTAEHIEVLEGLEPVRRRPGMYIGGTDERALHHLFAEVIDNSMDEAVAGHASWIEVSLGADGYLTVTDNGRGIPVDPHPKHRDKSALEVIMTTLHAGGKFDSKVYETSGGLHGVGVSVVNALSDDLTVEVARARKLYRQRFQRGIPQGPLECVGDVQNRRGTLVRFRPDPEIFGKGATFKAARLFKMARSKAYLFSGVEIRWRCAPELVTGRDDVTAEATFHFPGGLKDYLGDALGKERRVLDDIFAGSTKDTGRHGSVEWAVTWFAGDGFVQSYCNTVPTPEGGAHETGLRYALLRGLKAYGELIGNKKVSLITGDDILTSAGAMLSVFIREPEFVGQTKDKLATSEATRIVENAVRDAFDHWLTAAPNQANKLLEWVIDRAEERLRRRQEKDVARKTAVRKLRLPGKLADCASGQAEGSEIFIVEGDSAGGSAKQARNRKTQAVLPLRGKILNVASAGRDKLVSNQQLADLIQALGCGTGSAYRESDLRYEKIVIMTDADVDGAHIASLLITFFYREMPDLIRQGHLFLAAPPLYRLTQGGKTLYARDDAHKDQLLATAFKKNAKVDIGRFKGLGEMLPAQLKETTMDPSKRTLLQVRIEESETDATRSTVERLMGNKPEARFLFIQENAEFAEELDI
- a CDS encoding SPOR domain-containing protein, giving the protein MTNRSNHPQSDPSDRDAERSLGNGHGGVEEDPLVELARIVSEGNDQFRPVARAEPQFEPPQPAERPAEAQPDYSVADPYAADPYSVDPYASDAHAAGSRAVPAGAGEAGGYEVRGPDFHDTSQPGSDWDVQSPVAAPQDPYARDAYASEFDALEPHAADPQAADPYADARGGDAYGDDGASGYAQPEYGENWSGDAWSAPGAGPAEAYQPAVEDPASGEWGYDAPAGDAPADDVHGDDDPLAPGALEASLAGVWQEPARGPQVGEHAPVEPSFADDAASVAAPGRRGLTDDLTASLEDELLQALNAPRAPEPVAAPADDWDLRPAEDDGGFDDLLMAPEENAPAARHDRAAPAYAAVDARHDARQFEDPRFDEALHEDPRYDDPRYEDPQEAPPPPGGYDLDAVAQAMREGDPKLGGHGVLPPHSEEEIAAAPEEKSRKGLYAAAAVLGVVVIGGGAFALLDFGGDAPIGPPPVITAETAPMKEFPDGEARSDSGQSKLIYDRVGGVETEREERLVLPDDTPVASLPPAPVNGAGTGADGSAAPGGPRRVRTVVVRPDGTIIAGDEPVASPSQSAPTQPAAPASSAPSATPEGPRTVRTTPITPDAGAETDPARVPTAAQPAPQPVADAPTPAGDAPGNVPRTKPENIAAIAEAASPPPTIDRPAAAAPRAGTAPLDLTAQAGQPAAAPSAPRTGTIPSGTYVVQVSSQRSESQAQAAFANLQSRFSGVLGGVTPVIQRADLGDRGTFYRVRIPAGSRGEANDLCERLKAAGGDCFVRQN
- the xth gene encoding exodeoxyribonuclease III, coding for MKIATWNINGVKARHDVLLAWLEEAAPDIACLQEIKSVDDAFPGTAFEELGYRVETHGQKGFNGVAILSKVPLDDVSRGLPGDETDTQARYIEATLAHEGRPLRVGCLYLPNGNPLGTEKFDYKLDWMARLERHARACLEREEAFLLLGDYNVIPEPRDARNPQNWTDDALFQPESRSAFRALTNLGLADAVRLANQDEAVFTFWDYQAGAWQKNNGIRIDHVLMSPEATDRLDGVGIDAHVRGWEKPSDHVPVWVTLAA